A stretch of the Thermofilum adornatum genome encodes the following:
- a CDS encoding branched-chain amino acid ABC transporter permease, with translation MKQQYMLPLDQNTIINFLFYSFFYLLFAVPLTLSYRTTRVMNFAHANFITYGAYVAVFLNGLLGNQSLLLSCLLAFLVSGTLAVASHIFVFKPLSDRGASMSLIMIASMGLWIMYNYVLYMLADIAHALSGVNFVSYGRILYNDVPEITIGGLRLSGGFIAVLVAAVGMVVFLYFFLNKTSLGKAMRAVADNPVLAEISGIPRNKVITVTWLITGGIVGIGGAIWTSFSGTVTPTTGDAMILQVFTVAFIGGLVSLVKTGIGAFVIALIENVGISFLNAWFGVPTSFRTFLTFVTLIVILIAFPPLGAAGGLPFRYRRKRG, from the coding sequence GTGAAGCAACAATATATGCTACCACTTGACCAAAACACAATAATAAATTTTCTTTTTTACTCTTTCTTCTATCTACTCTTTGCCGTACCCCTTACCCTTAGCTATCGAACGACGCGGGTCATGAACTTTGCCCACGCCAATTTTATAACCTACGGAGCCTATGTAGCCGTATTTCTTAATGGCTTGCTTGGCAACCAGAGCCTTCTCTTATCGTGCCTACTGGCGTTCCTCGTTTCTGGGACGCTTGCTGTTGCTAGTCACATTTTTGTCTTTAAACCCCTTAGTGATAGAGGAGCTTCAATGTCTCTCATAATGATAGCGTCGATGGGTCTCTGGATAATGTACAACTATGTCCTCTACATGTTGGCTGACATAGCACACGCACTTAGCGGGGTCAACTTTGTCTCGTATGGGAGAATACTCTATAATGACGTACCAGAAATCACGATAGGGGGCCTAAGGTTGTCTGGCGGCTTCATTGCGGTTCTTGTGGCAGCTGTCGGCATGGTTGTATTTCTCTACTTTTTCCTGAATAAAACCTCGCTGGGAAAAGCGATGCGCGCCGTTGCAGACAACCCGGTCTTGGCCGAGATTTCTGGGATACCCAGGAACAAGGTAATAACTGTTACATGGCTGATAACGGGCGGCATAGTCGGGATAGGTGGAGCAATTTGGACAAGTTTCTCGGGAACAGTCACGCCTACAACCGGCGACGCTATGATTCTACAAGTCTTCACCGTTGCATTTATCGGGGGGCTGGTCTCATTGGTTAAGACAGGCATTGGAGCATTCGTGATTGCCCTCATAGAGAATGTCGGCATTAGTTTCCTGAATGCTTGGTTCGGTGTCCCAACTAGCTTTAGAACCTTCTTGACATTTGTAACATTGATTGTTATCTTGATTGCTTTTCCACCTCTTGGCGCAGCTGGTGGTTTACCATTCAGGTATAGGAGAAAAAGGGGGTGA
- a CDS encoding ABC transporter substrate-binding protein, translating into MTQQAGKSKFSVQFIAAVIVTLIVGMAIGFAASGFFAGPQQGQPQQPAGGQPSASKKVIQIGFTLPLTGSLSSIGKIWEKVAQMAIEDLNKEVQAYGFNVEFKAVILDDGTSVDKAVSNVQTLAQQGIKVVIGPAASSQVKAVKSFADSNQIVIISPSSTAPTLAIPNDFIFRTVGSDAGQAKVLATLAFQEGARKVIVFHRNDEYGNAFADFFSKAFTQFGGKVVDMPYQPDLSDYAADVNSLASKVQTEQADAVVLISFDTDGGNILSHAAESSILSSVRWFLSEGPHGAAELKTPAVGAFAAKVKLLGTRPLFVANPLYEEFKQKLKEKYGVDATVFCDNLYDAVQVAGWAILRAGSNDGNAIRNALVEVAKHYYGVSGWTIFDSAGDKANQDYGVWAIVKTGAGYDFKDVGFYQNGQIIFTEKPYP; encoded by the coding sequence ATGACACAACAAGCAGGAAAATCTAAGTTTAGCGTACAGTTCATCGCCGCAGTTATTGTTACACTTATAGTTGGAATGGCCATTGGCTTCGCCGCCTCGGGATTCTTCGCTGGTCCCCAGCAAGGACAGCCCCAGCAACCCGCTGGAGGACAACCCTCGGCATCTAAAAAAGTTATACAGATAGGCTTCACTCTCCCACTCACTGGCTCTCTTTCATCTATAGGTAAAATCTGGGAAAAAGTTGCACAGATGGCTATAGAGGACTTGAACAAGGAGGTGCAGGCCTACGGCTTCAATGTCGAGTTTAAGGCTGTTATATTGGATGATGGCACATCTGTTGACAAGGCCGTATCAAATGTCCAGACGCTTGCACAGCAAGGAATAAAGGTGGTCATCGGGCCAGCTGCAAGCTCTCAGGTCAAAGCAGTAAAAAGCTTTGCAGACAGCAACCAGATAGTAATAATTTCTCCATCCTCGACCGCGCCAACACTCGCGATACCCAACGATTTTATATTCAGGACCGTCGGTTCTGACGCTGGCCAAGCAAAAGTCCTCGCAACCCTTGCTTTCCAGGAGGGTGCAAGAAAAGTAATAGTCTTCCACAGGAACGACGAGTATGGAAACGCGTTTGCCGACTTCTTTTCAAAGGCATTTACGCAATTTGGCGGGAAAGTTGTCGACATGCCTTATCAGCCAGACCTTTCTGACTATGCGGCGGACGTTAACAGCCTTGCGAGCAAGGTTCAGACTGAGCAAGCCGATGCTGTTGTATTAATCTCATTCGACACGGACGGCGGAAACATACTTTCCCACGCTGCAGAGTCGTCTATTCTCTCTAGTGTTAGATGGTTCCTATCGGAGGGCCCGCATGGAGCAGCAGAGCTTAAGACACCTGCCGTTGGAGCTTTTGCTGCAAAGGTTAAGCTTCTGGGAACACGTCCGCTTTTTGTAGCGAATCCTCTCTATGAAGAGTTCAAACAGAAACTTAAGGAGAAGTATGGGGTAGATGCCACAGTCTTCTGTGACAACTTGTACGACGCAGTCCAGGTTGCGGGCTGGGCAATCCTTAGGGCTGGAAGCAACGACGGCAATGCAATTAGGAACGCCCTGGTGGAAGTTGCAAAGCACTACTACGGTGTAAGTGGCTGGACGATCTTTGACAGCGCTGGTGACAAGGCAAACCAGGACTACGGCGTATGGGCCATAGTAAAGACTGGCGCTGGCTACGACTTCAAAGACGTCGGCTTCTACCAGAATGGACAAATAATATTCACCGAGAAACCATACCCATAG